A portion of the Edaphobacter lichenicola genome contains these proteins:
- the purK gene encoding 5-(carboxyamino)imidazole ribonucleotide synthase: MSSGSSIAKPILPGATIGIFGGGQLGRMTAMAARGMGYRSMVLDPDPACPARFVVDGCIEAGWDDSREAANLARGCDVVTLEIEQISPASMEAAASYAPVRPGGAMLAVIQDRIEQKDWLRRNGFPVGEYRAVRSLDELRDAVTALGGRCFCKSATGGYDGRGQGKVGFVAGASIEDEVRGAWESLGERAGLVEKAVELEREISVLVARAPNGEVKVYPPALNHHENQILEWSVIPAPVSDITEREARKLAEEIADTFGLEGILAVEMFCTKSGELLINELAPRPHNSYHASERGCVTSQFEQLVRAVCDLPLGSVDVVQPAAIVNLLGDLWIEADGSMREPRFDAALAITGVRLHLYEKHKPRKGRKMGHLSAVGTSAEEAITLVKRAKELL; the protein is encoded by the coding sequence GTGAGCTCTGGTTCTTCGATAGCGAAGCCAATTCTGCCAGGTGCGACGATTGGGATCTTTGGTGGGGGCCAACTGGGCCGGATGACGGCCATGGCGGCTCGGGGGATGGGGTATCGGAGTATGGTGCTCGATCCGGACCCGGCTTGCCCCGCGCGATTTGTGGTGGATGGATGTATCGAGGCAGGTTGGGATGATTCGCGCGAGGCTGCAAACCTTGCGCGAGGCTGCGATGTCGTGACTCTAGAGATTGAACAGATTTCACCTGCAAGCATGGAGGCCGCAGCAAGCTACGCACCGGTGCGACCGGGTGGGGCGATGTTGGCGGTGATTCAAGACCGGATTGAACAGAAGGATTGGCTTCGGCGAAATGGGTTCCCTGTGGGTGAGTATCGAGCGGTGAGATCGCTCGACGAACTGCGTGACGCAGTGACTGCGTTGGGGGGAAGATGCTTCTGCAAAAGCGCGACGGGCGGCTACGACGGACGAGGCCAGGGGAAGGTGGGGTTTGTCGCTGGGGCTTCGATTGAAGATGAGGTGCGTGGCGCCTGGGAGTCGCTTGGCGAGCGTGCAGGCTTGGTGGAAAAGGCGGTCGAGCTGGAGAGAGAGATCTCGGTACTTGTAGCGAGAGCTCCGAATGGCGAGGTCAAGGTTTATCCTCCAGCGTTGAACCATCATGAAAACCAGATCCTGGAGTGGAGTGTGATTCCTGCGCCAGTCTCCGACATTACGGAGCGCGAGGCACGCAAACTGGCAGAGGAGATTGCGGACACGTTTGGCCTGGAAGGAATTCTAGCGGTCGAGATGTTCTGCACAAAATCGGGTGAATTGCTGATAAATGAACTTGCTCCGCGTCCACACAATAGCTATCACGCTAGTGAACGCGGCTGTGTGACGAGTCAGTTTGAGCAATTGGTGCGAGCGGTGTGTGATCTGCCGTTGGGAAGCGTGGATGTTGTACAGCCTGCGGCGATAGTGAATTTACTAGGGGATCTGTGGATAGAGGCGGATGGTTCTATGAGAGAACCTCGATTCGATGCAGCTCTCGCAATTACTGGTGTAAGACTGCATCTTTACGAGAAGCACAAGCCGCGTAAGGGCCGTAAAATGGGCCACCTTTCTGCGGTGGGAACCAGTGCGGAAGAAGCAATTACGCTAGTCAAACGCGCTAAGGAACTTTTGTGA
- the purE gene encoding 5-(carboxyamino)imidazole ribonucleotide mutase: MGSRNDYAVMRGAVEVLQEFGVTHEVKVVSAHRTPDLLFDYADAAVERGLRIIIAGAGGAAHLPGMIAAKTVVPVLGVPIPATALQGLDSLLSIVQMPKGIPVGTLAIGASGATNAGLLAVGMLATTDANLREKLVAWRAVRRDEVLAQTVGEDEVDA, translated from the coding sequence ATGGGAAGCCGCAATGATTATGCGGTGATGCGAGGCGCCGTTGAGGTGCTTCAGGAGTTTGGCGTGACGCATGAGGTGAAAGTGGTTTCGGCTCACCGGACACCGGATCTGTTATTTGACTATGCAGACGCTGCGGTTGAACGTGGACTGCGAATCATCATCGCCGGCGCGGGTGGCGCTGCGCATCTGCCTGGAATGATTGCCGCGAAGACGGTGGTGCCGGTGTTGGGTGTGCCGATACCCGCGACGGCACTGCAGGGATTGGATTCTCTTTTGAGTATCGTGCAGATGCCAAAGGGGATTCCCGTGGGGACACTAGCGATTGGTGCGTCTGGCGCGACGAACGCCGGGCTGCTGGCCGTCGGGATGCTGGCGACGACAGATGCGAATTTGCGGGAGAAGCTGGTGGCCTGGCGCGCGGTACGGCGCGATGAGGTTCTGGCGCAAACGGTCGGGGAAGATGAGGTTGACGCGTGA